In the genome of Ureibacillus sp. FSL W7-1570, the window CCCGTTATCGTTACCGTACTGGCGGAACATTTAATATGCCAATCACCATTCGTTCGCCATTTGGAGGCGGTGTGCAAACTCCTGAAATGCACTCTGATAGTTTGGAAGGATTGATGGCGCAACAACCGGGATTAAAAGTGGTCATTCCTTCAACTCCTTACGATGCCAAAGGATTGTTGATTTCCGCCATTCGCGATAATGATCCGGTGATTTTCCTGGAACATCTGAAATTATATCGTTCCTTCCGTCAAGAAGTGCCGGAAGAAGAATATACAATTCCGATCGGCAAAGCGGACGTAAAACGTGAAGGAAAAGATTTATCCATTTTTGCGTATGGACTCATGGTGCATGAAAGTTTGAAAGCGGCGGAAGAATTGGAGAAAGAAGGATACTCCGTGGAAGTGGTGGACCTTCGTACAGTGCAGCCGCTTGATGTTGAAACAATCGTGGCTTCCGTTGAAAAAACGAACCGGGCGATTGTTGTCCAAGAAGCGCAAAAACAGGCGGGGATCGCGGCAAATGTCGTAGCGGAAATTATGGAGAGAGCTGTGTTAAGTCTGGAAGCACCGGTGCTTCGGGTGGCGGCTCCGGATACGGTTTATCCATTCCCGCAAGCGGAGAATGTTTGGTTGCCGAATTATAAAGACATAATCGAAACAGCGAAAAAAGTATTGACATTCTAGTGGGAGAAAGGGTGAATGGTATGGCGTTTGAATTTCGTATGCCTGATATCGGCGAAGGAATTCACGAAGGTGAAATCGTGAAATGGTTTGTAAAACCTGGGGATGAAGTGAAAGAGGACGACATTTTATGTGAAATCCAAAATGATAAAGCGGTTGTGGAAATTCCTTCCCCGGTGGACGGAAAAGTTGAAGAAATTTTAGTGGAAGAAGGAACTGTCGCGGTTGTTGGTGATGTGCTCATCCGTTTTGATGCACCAGGATATGAAAATATGCAATTTAAAGGCGACGTGCATGCGGAAGAGGAGACGAAAGAGCAGGTGCAAGCAACTGCGGAAGATGGAAAAGTGGAAGATGCGAAAGAACAAGTAGCATCACAAACGGCTAAAGAAGAAGTGGCTACACGCGTCATTGCGATGCCTTCAGTCCGCAAATTTGCAAGGGAGCAGGGAGTCGACATTCGCCAAGTCCAAGGAACAGGCAAAAACGGCCGTATTTTGAAAGAAGACGTTATCCGATTTATCGAAGGCGGCCAAAAAGTTCAGGAAGCTCCGGAAGTTCATGGGGAAAAAGAAGAAGTGCCGGCAAAAACTCCGCAAGTTCCGGTATTGGAGGGCGAATTCCCGGAAACTAGGGAAAAAATTTCAGGAATCCGCAAAGCCATTGCGAAAGCGATGGTACATTCCAAACAAACAGCTCCTCATGTGACACTGATGGACGAAGTGGATGTTTCAAAATTGGTGGCACACCGCAAAAAATTCAAAGACATCGCAGCGGAAAAAGGAATCAAGCTGACGTATCTGCCTTACGTGGTCAAAGCGTTGGTGGCGGTGCTGAAAGAATTTCCGGAATTCAACCGTTCCTTCGACGATGCGACGGAAGAAATTATCCAAAAACATTACTATAATATAGGAATCGCTGCAGATACTGAACGAGGGCTTCTTGTACCAGTGATCAAACACGCCGACAGAAAATCCATTTTTGCCCTGGCGTCAGAAATTAATGAATTGGCAACAAAAGCGCGCGAAGGCAAACTGGCTCCGAATGAAATGAAGGGCGGCTCCATGTCCATCACGAATATAGGATCTGCTGGAGG includes:
- a CDS encoding alpha-ketoacid dehydrogenase subunit beta, with amino-acid sequence MAQMTMIQAITDALRTELRNDENVLVFGEDVGVNGGVFRATEGLQKEFGVDRVFDTPLAESGIGGLAIGLALQGFRPVPEIQFFGFVYEVMDSISGQMARYRYRTGGTFNMPITIRSPFGGGVQTPEMHSDSLEGLMAQQPGLKVVIPSTPYDAKGLLISAIRDNDPVIFLEHLKLYRSFRQEVPEEEYTIPIGKADVKREGKDLSIFAYGLMVHESLKAAEELEKEGYSVEVVDLRTVQPLDVETIVASVEKTNRAIVVQEAQKQAGIAANVVAEIMERAVLSLEAPVLRVAAPDTVYPFPQAENVWLPNYKDIIETAKKVLTF
- a CDS encoding dihydrolipoamide acetyltransferase family protein; amino-acid sequence: MAFEFRMPDIGEGIHEGEIVKWFVKPGDEVKEDDILCEIQNDKAVVEIPSPVDGKVEEILVEEGTVAVVGDVLIRFDAPGYENMQFKGDVHAEEETKEQVQATAEDGKVEDAKEQVASQTAKEEVATRVIAMPSVRKFAREQGVDIRQVQGTGKNGRILKEDVIRFIEGGQKVQEAPEVHGEKEEVPAKTPQVPVLEGEFPETREKISGIRKAIAKAMVHSKQTAPHVTLMDEVDVSKLVAHRKKFKDIAAEKGIKLTYLPYVVKALVAVLKEFPEFNRSFDDATEEIIQKHYYNIGIAADTERGLLVPVIKHADRKSIFALASEINELATKAREGKLAPNEMKGGSMSITNIGSAGGQWFTPVINHPEIAILGLGRISEKPIIKEGEIIAAPMLALSLSFDHRLIDGALAQNALNYLKRLISDPELLLMEA